One Arthrobacter sp. StoSoilB19 DNA window includes the following coding sequences:
- the ftsW gene encoding putative lipid II flippase FtsW: MNTGQKQRVAGRPARRGLGKVAVWLVDDSPGRLRPLILAVVLTLSAIGLVEVASASSVESVAAGNNPYDLPLKQAMWTVAGVVIMLVLARMPVRRIRWLGWPLLIGSLVALVLVFTPLGMSVNGNRNWLSVGGFTAQPSEFAKLSLIVWAAAILDRKQALLGQWKHAVIPLAPAGGLIMLIVALGHDLGTTMIIMMILAATMFYGGVRMKVFSVAGLVCAVAALLLAATSGNRMGRISSWLGMGSDEDAQGMGYQAQHGAYALASGGWFGVGLGQSRQKWNWIPEAHNDFIFSILGEELGLAGTLLVLGLFAILAIAVFKTIARTTDTFSRIVACSVITWILGQAVINIAMVSGLLPVIGVPLPFISYGGSAMVSSLAGIGVILAVTRPEGVHPHPTRSRRAGPGRPVSARPVSTRAVSGRAVKQAREHAYQR; this comes from the coding sequence ATGAATACAGGACAAAAGCAGCGCGTGGCGGGCCGTCCTGCCCGGCGCGGGCTGGGCAAAGTGGCGGTGTGGCTGGTGGATGACTCCCCGGGACGCCTCCGGCCGCTGATCCTGGCGGTGGTCCTCACGCTCTCGGCGATCGGACTCGTGGAGGTGGCATCGGCGTCGTCCGTGGAATCTGTGGCGGCAGGAAACAATCCGTACGACCTGCCCCTGAAGCAGGCCATGTGGACCGTGGCTGGCGTGGTGATCATGCTGGTGCTGGCCCGGATGCCCGTGCGGCGGATCCGATGGCTGGGTTGGCCGCTGCTGATCGGCTCCCTTGTTGCCCTGGTGCTGGTGTTCACACCGCTGGGAATGTCCGTCAACGGCAACCGGAACTGGCTGAGCGTGGGAGGTTTCACCGCGCAGCCCTCCGAGTTCGCAAAGCTCTCGCTGATCGTCTGGGCCGCCGCCATCCTGGACCGCAAGCAGGCCCTCCTGGGGCAGTGGAAGCATGCGGTCATTCCGTTGGCACCCGCCGGGGGACTGATCATGCTGATCGTGGCGCTGGGGCACGACCTGGGCACCACCATGATCATCATGATGATCCTCGCCGCCACCATGTTCTATGGCGGAGTCCGGATGAAGGTGTTCTCGGTTGCGGGGCTGGTCTGCGCGGTGGCAGCGCTCCTGCTCGCGGCCACCAGCGGCAACCGGATGGGGCGGATCTCATCGTGGCTGGGCATGGGATCCGACGAGGACGCACAGGGAATGGGCTACCAGGCGCAGCACGGCGCGTACGCCCTGGCCTCCGGCGGCTGGTTTGGCGTGGGCCTGGGACAGAGCCGGCAGAAATGGAACTGGATCCCGGAAGCCCACAACGACTTCATCTTCTCCATCCTCGGCGAAGAACTCGGCCTGGCCGGAACCCTGCTGGTGCTGGGGCTGTTCGCCATCCTGGCCATCGCGGTGTTCAAGACCATTGCCCGCACCACGGACACCTTCTCGCGGATCGTGGCCTGCAGCGTGATCACCTGGATCCTGGGACAGGCCGTGATCAACATCGCCATGGTCAGCGGACTGCTGCCGGTGATCGGCGTGCCGCTGCCGTTCATCTCCTATGGCGGATCGGCCATGGTCTCCTCACTGGCCGGCATCGGGGTGATCCTGGCGGTAACGCGTCCGGAAGGTGTACACCCTCACCCCACCCGGTCCCGTCGCGCCGGACCCGGCCGTCCCGTGTCAGCCCGGCCCGTGTCAACCCGAGCTGTGTCCGGCCGGGCCGTGAAGCAGGCCCGGGAGCATGCGTACCAGCGGTAG
- a CDS encoding ANTAR domain-containing protein: protein MAVGPADNVEPERQGFLLDLVTGADGDAGSLQKLTDAAARWISTSAGRALECAAVLHRQRSCFATAGSTPAAASVASEDEHGDSPTALGSPLMAPAVINQAGARWEAYRRRLLDKGFGSALAVPLELQPGSAGALVFLGPANYVFNAKVINEAAWFGEVASHSLKLALDVHGVIRAGDNLKQVLESRTSIDVACGVLMAQNRCSYTEAFSKLAGTSRHRNLKVRSVAENILRSLPSGTPGTRFEPPAIA from the coding sequence GTGGCGGTTGGCCCGGCAGACAATGTGGAGCCCGAACGGCAGGGGTTCCTGCTGGATTTGGTGACAGGGGCCGACGGCGATGCAGGGTCCCTGCAGAAGCTCACCGATGCTGCCGCCCGCTGGATCAGCACTTCCGCCGGAAGGGCACTGGAGTGCGCCGCCGTCCTGCACCGGCAGCGGTCCTGTTTTGCCACCGCCGGCAGCACTCCGGCCGCGGCCAGCGTGGCATCGGAGGACGAGCACGGGGACAGCCCCACCGCTCTTGGTTCGCCGCTGATGGCGCCGGCAGTGATCAACCAGGCCGGCGCCCGCTGGGAGGCGTACCGCAGGCGGCTGCTGGACAAAGGCTTCGGCTCAGCGCTTGCCGTTCCCCTGGAATTGCAGCCGGGCTCGGCTGGAGCCCTCGTGTTCCTGGGACCGGCAAACTACGTTTTCAACGCCAAGGTGATCAACGAGGCAGCCTGGTTTGGCGAGGTGGCATCGCACAGCCTGAAGCTGGCCCTCGACGTGCACGGCGTCATCCGCGCCGGGGACAACCTGAAACAGGTACTGGAGAGCCGGACCAGCATCGACGTGGCCTGCGGCGTGCTCATGGCGCAGAACCGCTGCTCATACACGGAGGCGTTCAGCAAGCTTGCCGGCACCTCACGGCACCGGAACCTGAAGGTCCGCAGCGTTGCGGAGAACATCCTGAGGTCACTGCCCAGCGGCACGCCCGGAACACGGTTCGAGCCCCCCGCAATCGCGTAG
- a CDS encoding acyltransferase: MSVPERPSAPQTGLIAGRKHALDGLRSIAVAGVFFFHTATDSMPGGSIGVDVFFTLSGFVITLLIMKERIATGRLHLGVFYAKRLARLWPALLALCAVIVAVGLLFPASGWGGQAGFVLPAAAYVMNLAHFGMFGESIAGETLGPTWTLAVEEQFYLVWPLLLLLMLRFWKVRTSALATVALAAVFVLNRFLLVNAGEPLDRIYNGPDTRADELLIGCALALMFTAVRDGSRLHRALVSAARWAAPLAGISLVAALFLLKEPDTPGDWFNLFWTWGPAALALLSAVLIGSLVLQPAGFLSRILSHPWLARPGRDLSYGLYLWHLPVYLLLMPLIPALPLRIALTAALTVLLAYASFRFVERPLRGWANKRLEPAVDRSTPAGSTPGTPGRAPSAPNASKQPAQEPEPAGQLIN; the protein is encoded by the coding sequence TTGTCAGTACCGGAACGCCCGTCGGCGCCCCAAACGGGGCTGATCGCGGGGCGCAAGCATGCCCTGGATGGGCTCCGGAGCATCGCCGTGGCGGGCGTGTTCTTTTTCCATACCGCCACCGACTCCATGCCGGGTGGATCCATCGGTGTTGACGTGTTCTTCACGCTGAGCGGCTTCGTGATCACGCTGCTGATCATGAAGGAACGGATCGCCACCGGCCGGCTCCACCTGGGCGTCTTCTACGCCAAGCGCCTGGCCCGGCTTTGGCCGGCGCTCCTGGCACTCTGCGCGGTGATCGTCGCCGTCGGCCTTCTGTTCCCGGCGTCAGGCTGGGGCGGCCAGGCGGGGTTCGTCCTTCCCGCTGCCGCGTACGTGATGAACCTGGCGCACTTTGGCATGTTCGGCGAGTCCATCGCGGGTGAAACCCTCGGCCCCACCTGGACCCTCGCCGTGGAAGAGCAGTTCTACCTGGTGTGGCCGCTGCTCCTGCTGCTGATGCTCCGCTTCTGGAAGGTCCGTACCTCAGCCTTGGCCACCGTCGCCCTGGCCGCCGTCTTCGTACTGAACCGGTTCCTGCTGGTGAACGCGGGCGAGCCGCTGGACCGCATCTACAACGGACCGGACACCCGGGCGGACGAACTGCTGATCGGCTGTGCGCTCGCCTTGATGTTCACGGCCGTGCGGGACGGTTCCCGGCTGCACCGCGCACTGGTGTCCGCTGCCCGCTGGGCTGCACCGCTGGCCGGCATCTCCCTGGTGGCAGCGCTGTTCCTGCTTAAGGAGCCGGACACCCCCGGCGACTGGTTCAACCTGTTTTGGACGTGGGGGCCCGCGGCGCTCGCGTTGTTGTCCGCGGTACTGATCGGTTCCCTGGTGCTCCAGCCGGCCGGGTTCCTTTCCCGTATCCTCAGCCACCCCTGGCTGGCCCGCCCCGGCCGCGATCTGTCCTACGGCCTGTACCTCTGGCACCTGCCGGTCTACCTGCTGCTGATGCCCCTGATCCCGGCGCTGCCGCTCCGCATCGCACTGACCGCAGCCCTCACGGTATTGCTGGCGTACGCGTCGTTCCGCTTTGTTGAGCGGCCGCTCCGGGGATGGGCGAACAAAAGGCTGGAGCCCGCCGTCGACCGTTCAACGCCTGCAGGTTCCACTCCCGGGACTCCGGGCCGAGCGCCTTCCGCGCCTAATGCTTCCAAGCAACCAGCGCAGGAACCCGAGCCTGCCGGCCAATTGATCAACTGA
- a CDS encoding HNH endonuclease signature motif containing protein: MGKAAVVRAFEEIRAALAVLQAEVDGAGSLPFSDIDPLAGLADGCLDILAGAREVEARVAGVKAKAAVGYAEAAHAVAGPEVPVVAQEMAVAAEIGCVLALGPRAAASFLATSHALTSSLPRTLEALQSGTLSWQHAIVLADETASLDVAGAAALEAHFLDPEAQDAARGCPAGELPAHRFRVKARTWRERHHAESMEKRHARGVAERRVEFRPDRDGMAWLGAYLPADQAMSGWNRLTAAARGLQGPAEDRTMPQLRADSFAAAILGSGDTRGGSTSLTSASASATAGVVAAAGPGAGAGGTDGAGPGHLAPVRAEVLVTVPVFALMGLTDEPGMLDGYGPVPASMARRLVADGAGSFYRVLVDPRDGAPLEIGRKSYRVPRAMRAWLRMRDGKCPFPGCSNTSLDTEADHLLAWHHGGTTGISNLGQPCPKHHRLRHTTGWKPTPASTNEPPSWTSPTGRHYTSEHQDWEPPKWPPGFLPGERSQSRQRSRARERSLPGERSLPEKHAFSPMPCEPPRR; encoded by the coding sequence ATGGGGAAAGCGGCGGTGGTGAGGGCGTTCGAGGAGATTCGCGCTGCCCTTGCTGTGCTTCAGGCTGAGGTGGACGGGGCGGGTTCGTTGCCGTTCTCGGATATTGATCCGCTGGCCGGTCTGGCCGATGGCTGCCTGGATATTCTTGCCGGGGCCCGGGAGGTCGAGGCGCGGGTTGCGGGGGTGAAGGCGAAGGCTGCGGTGGGGTACGCGGAGGCTGCGCATGCTGTGGCGGGGCCGGAGGTGCCGGTGGTGGCGCAGGAGATGGCGGTCGCGGCGGAGATCGGGTGCGTGCTGGCGTTGGGTCCGCGGGCGGCGGCGTCGTTCCTGGCTACCTCCCATGCCCTGACCAGCAGCTTGCCGCGGACTTTGGAGGCGTTGCAGTCCGGGACCCTGTCGTGGCAGCACGCGATAGTGCTGGCAGATGAGACGGCGTCCCTTGATGTGGCGGGGGCGGCGGCGTTGGAGGCGCATTTCCTGGACCCTGAAGCACAGGATGCCGCCCGGGGCTGTCCTGCCGGGGAGCTGCCGGCGCACCGGTTCCGGGTCAAGGCCCGGACCTGGCGGGAGCGCCACCACGCCGAATCGATGGAGAAGCGGCACGCCAGGGGTGTGGCGGAGCGGCGGGTGGAGTTCCGGCCGGACCGGGACGGGATGGCGTGGCTGGGCGCCTACCTGCCCGCGGACCAGGCCATGTCCGGCTGGAACCGGCTCACCGCTGCCGCACGGGGCCTGCAGGGCCCGGCCGAGGACAGGACCATGCCCCAGCTGCGGGCCGACAGTTTCGCCGCAGCGATCCTCGGCAGCGGCGACACCCGGGGCGGCAGTACCAGTCTCACCAGTGCCAGTGCCAGTGCCACTGCCGGCGTCGTGGCTGCTGCGGGGCCGGGTGCCGGTGCCGGTGGCACTGACGGCGCCGGGCCGGGACACTTGGCGCCGGTCCGCGCCGAGGTGCTGGTTACGGTTCCGGTGTTCGCGCTGATGGGTTTGACGGATGAGCCGGGGATGCTGGACGGGTATGGTCCGGTGCCGGCGTCGATGGCGCGGCGACTGGTCGCGGACGGGGCGGGCTCGTTTTACCGGGTGTTGGTGGATCCCCGGGACGGGGCGCCGTTGGAGATCGGCCGGAAGAGTTACCGGGTTCCCAGGGCGATGCGGGCCTGGCTGCGGATGCGGGACGGGAAATGCCCGTTCCCGGGCTGCAGCAACACCTCCCTGGACACGGAGGCCGACCATCTTCTCGCCTGGCACCACGGCGGCACCACCGGAATCAGCAACCTGGGACAGCCCTGCCCGAAGCACCACCGGCTCCGGCACACCACCGGCTGGAAACCCACCCCGGCCAGCACGAACGAACCACCCAGCTGGACCTCACCCACCGGCCGCCACTACACAAGCGAACACCAGGACTGGGAACCACCAAAGTGGCCGCCAGGGTTCCTGCCCGGCGAACGAAGCCAGTCCCGCCAACGAAGCCGGGCCCGCGAACGAAGCCTGCCCGGCGAACGAAGCCTCCCGGAGAAGCACGCCTTCAGCCCCATGCCGTGTGAGCCGCCGCGCCGGTAG
- a CDS encoding winged helix-turn-helix domain-containing protein → MQTLTHAPVLARFGYAVSDPTRARVLLALADAPSYPSDLADNLGVSRQSMSNHLTCLRGCGLVVAVRDGRRSRYELADARIGHAIKDLINVVLAVDPACCAPDGECFA, encoded by the coding sequence ATCCAGACCCTCACCCACGCCCCTGTGCTGGCCCGTTTTGGCTATGCGGTGTCGGACCCTACCCGCGCCCGAGTCCTGCTGGCACTTGCAGACGCCCCTTCCTATCCTTCCGACCTGGCGGACAACTTAGGGGTGTCCCGGCAGAGCATGTCCAATCACTTGACCTGTTTGCGCGGCTGCGGACTGGTGGTTGCGGTGCGGGACGGGCGGCGGAGCCGTTATGAACTGGCGGACGCCCGGATCGGCCACGCTATCAAGGACCTCATCAATGTTGTCCTCGCGGTGGACCCAGCCTGCTGCGCCCCTGATGGGGAATGCTTCGCATGA
- a CDS encoding MFS transporter: protein MRTSGSAGGTTPPAPMTAIRFILVFGVVSALMDMVYEGARSVTGPYLGALGASALLVSVVTGAGEAVALVLRLVFGRLADRPALRWTLALSGYALTALSVPLLGITDALWIACLLVLAERLGKAVRSPAKDTMLAEAGSAMGQGKAFALHEALDQVGALVGPLLVGAALALSGSYGPGFLLLAVPGLAAMLILFRLRRRVPDPGVYEPSAAPPAPPSPAPASPVPAQDTIAGKPAPMPRQYWLYAAFSSLTMFGYATFGLLSFHLVATGLLPPSLVPVLYAAAMGVDAVAALVSGWLFDQVGLKVLLALPVLAAAVPWLGFSNSTALAVAGVLLWGAAMGVQESTMRAGVAGLAPVARRGSAYGMFTACYGLAWLAGSFVIGLLYEISVPALAVTVTVVQAAALAVFAVVRPHASGREGQPPSSGNETT, encoded by the coding sequence ATGCGTACCAGCGGTAGCGCCGGCGGGACAACTCCTCCGGCGCCGATGACTGCCATCCGCTTCATCCTGGTCTTCGGGGTGGTCAGTGCGCTGATGGACATGGTCTACGAAGGGGCGCGGAGCGTCACCGGCCCATACCTGGGTGCGCTGGGCGCGTCCGCGCTCCTGGTCAGCGTGGTCACGGGGGCTGGTGAAGCGGTGGCCTTGGTGCTCCGCCTGGTGTTTGGGCGGCTGGCCGACCGGCCGGCGCTGCGATGGACGCTCGCACTCAGCGGTTATGCCCTGACCGCGCTGTCCGTGCCGTTGCTGGGGATCACCGATGCGCTGTGGATAGCCTGCCTGCTGGTCCTGGCGGAAAGGCTGGGCAAGGCGGTGCGGAGCCCGGCGAAGGACACCATGCTGGCCGAGGCCGGTTCAGCGATGGGGCAGGGCAAGGCGTTCGCGCTGCACGAGGCGCTGGACCAGGTGGGGGCACTGGTGGGGCCGCTGCTGGTGGGGGCGGCCCTGGCGCTGTCCGGCAGCTACGGTCCCGGGTTCCTGCTCCTGGCTGTTCCAGGGCTTGCTGCCATGCTGATTCTGTTCCGCCTCAGGCGACGCGTTCCCGACCCCGGTGTCTACGAGCCTTCCGCCGCGCCGCCAGCCCCACCCAGCCCCGCTCCCGCCAGCCCCGTTCCCGCCCAGGACACAATTGCTGGGAAGCCGGCCCCAATGCCGCGCCAGTACTGGCTCTACGCAGCCTTCAGCAGCCTGACCATGTTCGGCTATGCCACGTTCGGCCTGCTGTCGTTCCATCTGGTGGCCACCGGACTCCTGCCACCCTCATTGGTCCCGGTGCTTTACGCCGCGGCCATGGGAGTGGATGCCGTGGCGGCATTGGTTTCCGGCTGGCTTTTTGACCAGGTGGGGTTGAAGGTTCTCCTGGCCCTTCCGGTCCTGGCCGCCGCGGTCCCGTGGCTGGGCTTCAGCAACAGCACGGCGCTTGCGGTGGCGGGGGTGCTGCTGTGGGGAGCAGCGATGGGTGTCCAGGAAAGCACCATGCGGGCCGGGGTGGCGGGCCTCGCTCCGGTGGCCCGGCGGGGGAGTGCTTACGGGATGTTCACTGCCTGCTACGGCCTTGCCTGGCTGGCCGGCAGTTTCGTCATCGGCCTGCTCTACGAGATCTCAGTTCCTGCACTTGCGGTTACCGTCACGGTGGTCCAGGCCGCGGCCCTGGCGGTCTTCGCCGTCGTGCGTCCGCACGCCTCCGGCAGGGAAGGCCAACCGCCGTCTTCGGGGAACGAAACTACCTAG
- a CDS encoding LCP family protein: protein MFGSRKSPGPDQVGSAPGAYPGQGELYAASLRRRRPVRRVPRWLKAVTAVVSALLVGAVAFGGYWAWRLQSNITTSELTAGGERTEGTVNDSTDRMQILVLGSDTRDGSNSQYGSAEDSSGYGQSDVMMLLDISADNKHVNVVSFPRDLLVDVPACTDPKTKQAYPARQDVMINSAMAQAGIGCAVDTVNKLTGLEVDHFMMADFNAVKELSNAVGGVEVCVSDAVHDPDSGLNLPAGTSQVQGEQALAFLRTRHAFANGGDLGRIQAQQGFLASLSRKLKSEGTLGNPQKTLTIADTITRNLTVDSGLSSIPSLLTIANRLKNIDPANINFITTPTVPAPADPNRLALNEPTASNFFAALRSSPDLSQPSSASPTEAPATPAAPAYDKSLQPVSIANGTGVTGRSNAIAGLLSEAGFTNLTKLQAQAQEKTMVYYSAGFEDVAADVAALFGLPAGNVQQVANIQGVQLYAGTDFAAGTKPAAPPSSADSSGGVVAQTGSDQTCQSANPLG from the coding sequence GTGTTCGGTTCCAGAAAATCCCCCGGCCCGGATCAGGTTGGCTCCGCCCCCGGCGCCTACCCCGGCCAAGGCGAGTTGTACGCCGCCAGTTTGCGCCGCCGTCGGCCTGTACGCCGTGTCCCGCGCTGGCTCAAGGCCGTTACCGCCGTGGTGTCCGCGCTGCTTGTCGGTGCCGTGGCCTTCGGCGGCTACTGGGCGTGGCGCCTGCAGTCGAACATCACAACGTCTGAACTGACGGCGGGTGGGGAGCGGACCGAAGGGACCGTGAACGACAGCACGGACCGGATGCAGATCCTGGTCCTGGGCTCCGACACCCGGGACGGCAGCAACAGCCAGTACGGCAGCGCGGAGGACTCCTCCGGCTACGGCCAGTCCGACGTCATGATGCTGCTGGACATTTCCGCGGACAACAAGCACGTCAACGTGGTCAGCTTCCCGCGCGACCTGCTGGTGGACGTGCCGGCGTGCACGGACCCCAAAACCAAGCAGGCATATCCCGCCCGCCAGGACGTGATGATCAACAGCGCCATGGCACAGGCCGGCATCGGCTGCGCCGTGGACACCGTGAACAAACTGACCGGCCTGGAGGTGGACCACTTCATGATGGCCGACTTCAACGCGGTAAAGGAACTGTCCAATGCCGTGGGTGGCGTGGAGGTCTGCGTCAGCGATGCCGTGCACGATCCGGACAGCGGGCTGAACCTGCCTGCCGGAACGTCCCAGGTGCAGGGCGAACAGGCGCTGGCGTTCCTGCGGACCCGGCACGCTTTCGCCAACGGCGGGGACCTGGGGCGCATCCAGGCCCAGCAGGGCTTCCTGGCTTCGCTCAGCCGGAAGCTCAAGTCCGAGGGCACGCTGGGCAATCCGCAGAAGACCCTGACCATTGCCGACACCATCACCAGGAACCTGACCGTTGACTCGGGCCTGTCCTCCATCCCATCACTGCTGACCATCGCCAACCGGCTGAAGAACATCGACCCGGCCAACATCAACTTCATCACCACGCCCACGGTGCCGGCGCCGGCGGACCCCAACCGGCTGGCACTGAATGAGCCGACAGCCTCCAACTTCTTCGCCGCGCTCCGAAGCAGCCCGGACCTGAGCCAGCCCTCCTCCGCCTCCCCCACGGAGGCGCCCGCAACTCCCGCGGCACCCGCCTACGACAAGTCGCTGCAGCCCGTCTCCATTGCCAACGGCACCGGCGTGACGGGGCGGAGCAATGCCATTGCCGGGCTGCTCTCTGAGGCCGGTTTCACCAACCTGACCAAGCTGCAGGCCCAGGCGCAGGAGAAGACCATGGTCTACTACTCGGCCGGGTTCGAGGACGTGGCCGCGGACGTGGCCGCGCTGTTCGGCCTGCCCGCAGGCAACGTGCAGCAGGTGGCGAACATCCAGGGCGTGCAACTGTACGCGGGCACGGACTTTGCCGCCGGCACCAAACCCGCCGCACCGCCGTCGTCCGCCGACTCCTCAGGCGGCGTGGTGGCCCAGACGGGCAGCGACCAGACCTGCCAATCGGCCAACCCCCTGGGGTAG
- a CDS encoding cation transporter, protein MTAALNSPTAERRRVLSRRIRLLAGATITYNVIEAVVSLWAGGAADSSALIGFGLDSVIEVASALALSWQFSAKDPERREHLTLRIIAISFFALAAFVAVNAIRSLAGAGEAQHSVPGIVIAALSLAVMPVLSWTQRRAGRELGSRTAVADSKQTLLCTYLSAVLLVGLVLNSTLGWWWADAGAALVIAGIAVREGVNAWRGDACCAVPHVVADEAENTACCPDCSSAAKPESMGMPSIRKD, encoded by the coding sequence ATGACCGCTGCGCTTAACTCCCCCACCGCGGAACGCCGCAGGGTGCTGAGCCGGCGAATCCGGCTTCTGGCGGGAGCAACCATCACCTACAACGTCATCGAGGCCGTCGTGTCCCTGTGGGCGGGCGGCGCGGCCGACTCCTCGGCGCTGATCGGCTTCGGCCTGGATTCGGTGATCGAAGTAGCCTCCGCACTGGCATTGTCCTGGCAGTTCTCCGCCAAGGACCCGGAGCGGCGTGAGCATCTGACCCTGCGGATCATCGCCATCTCATTCTTCGCCCTGGCCGCATTCGTGGCTGTGAATGCCATCCGCTCTTTGGCGGGTGCGGGAGAAGCCCAGCACTCAGTGCCCGGCATCGTGATCGCGGCGTTGAGCCTGGCCGTCATGCCGGTCCTGTCCTGGACCCAGCGCAGGGCTGGGCGGGAACTGGGATCACGCACAGCGGTGGCCGATTCCAAGCAGACGCTGCTATGCACCTACCTCTCCGCCGTGCTGCTGGTTGGCCTGGTCCTGAACAGCACCCTGGGCTGGTGGTGGGCAGACGCCGGCGCGGCGCTGGTGATCGCCGGCATTGCGGTGCGTGAAGGCGTCAACGCGTGGCGCGGGGACGCCTGCTGCGCCGTTCCCCACGTGGTGGCTGACGAAGCCGAAAACACTGCGTGCTGCCCGGACTGTTCCAGCGCCGCCAAACCGGAGTCCATGGGTATGCCCAGCATCCGAAAGGACTGA